CCCCTCCCCGCCGATTGGCCCCCCGCGCCCGCTCCCTGCGCCGGGTCGACGAGCGGAGCCCGGAAACGCGCCCGATTATCGCCGGATCCGCCGTTCCGCGTCCATCAGCCGGCGGCGGTCTTTCCCTCGTGCCGACACTCGTGCCACCGCTTCCGGAGCCGCTGCAGGGCGCGGTAGACGATCCGGCTTCCCCGAACCGGATCGATTCCGGCCATCGCGCAGGCCTCCGCGTGCGGCCGGCCGTGGAGGAAGCGGAGGACGAGCAGCCTCCGCTCGATCGGTCGGCACTCGCGCAGCATCCCCCGGAACCTCGCCCGGCACTCCTTCCGCGACAGCGCCCGGTAGGCTTCGGGCGGAGAGGATTCCGCCGGGGGAAGTCGTGCGGGCGCTCCGTCCAGCCGCACCAGATGCTCGCGCTCCCGGCGCCGCCGGCGCAGCTCGTCGTGATACTTGTGGCGGGCGATCCCGAGCAGGTAGGCCGGCACGTCCAGCACCCGCTCGGACCCGGGCTCGCGGAGCATGCGCCAGGCCGCCAGCACGGTGTCCTGGAGCAGGTCCTCGACGTCCTCGCGGGGCGCCGCGAGGCGGTTCCTGAAAAACGCGACCAAGGTCGCGCCCGCGTTCGCGAGTTCGACCGCGAGGTCCTCTCCCTGGGCTCGTCCTACCGCCCTGCCGCCCATGACCCCCTCCGTCCCGGAGGCCTTCCTGCCCCCCGC
This region of Acidobacteriota bacterium genomic DNA includes:
- a CDS encoding sigma-70 family RNA polymerase sigma factor, translated to MPPVLDARVTPTVTPASGWPVSSLVTVPESSSAAAGRTARQAARQAKQLVPARTIAFPPRPGALPPALYDGRGGPATSLRRAPLPLIPPGADGKISSRSFAPGKTSSHRPPGGARQRRPARTPSHSVSRSCDRPPFPSLWNGVCYVPECRRSAGGRKASGTEGVMGGRAVGRAQGEDLAVELANAGATLVAFFRNRLAAPREDVEDLLQDTVLAAWRMLREPGSERVLDVPAYLLGIARHKYHDELRRRRREREHLVRLDGAPARLPPAESSPPEAYRALSRKECRARFRGMLRECRPIERRLLVLRFLHGRPHAEACAMAGIDPVRGSRIVYRALQRLRKRWHECRHEGKTAAG